A single window of Aspergillus puulaauensis MK2 DNA, chromosome 5, nearly complete sequence DNA harbors:
- a CDS encoding glycoside hydrolase family 11 protein (CAZy:GH11;~COG:G;~EggNog:ENOG410PK7J;~InterPro:IPR001137,IPR013319,IPR033119,IPR033123, IPR018208,IPR013320;~PFAM:PF00457;~SECRETED:SignalP(1-19);~go_function: GO:0004553 - hydrolase activity, hydrolyzing O-glycosyl compounds [Evidence IEA];~go_process: GO:0005975 - carbohydrate metabolic process [Evidence IEA]) encodes MVSFSTLLVACSAAVGAFAAPSDKSLAQRSTESSTGTNNGYYYSFWTDGGGDVTYTNGDGGSFDVEWNGVGNFVGGKGWNPGSTRTVNFEGTFSPNGNGYLSLYGWTQNPLIEYYVVESYGDYNPGSAAEHKGTVESDGGTYDIYTATRENAPSIDGTATFTQFWSVRQDKRSSGSITIGNHFDAWTGLGMTLGTHNYQIMAVEGYQSSGSASITVS; translated from the exons atggtttctttttcgaCTCTTCTTGTTGCGTGCTCTGCCGCAGTTGGAGCTTTCGCTGCTCCCTCCGACAAGAGCCTCGCTCAGCGCTCCACTGAGAGCTCCACCGGCACCAACAACGGTTACTACTACTCCTTCTGgaccgacggcggcggcgacgtgACCTACACCAATGGCGACGGAGGCTCATTCGATGTGGAATGGAACGGTGTTGGCAACTTTGTCGGTGGAAAGGGATGGAACCCAGGAAGCACCAG GACCGTCAACTTTGAGGGCACCTTCAGCCCCAACGGCAACGGCTACCTTAGCTTGTACGGCTGGACTCAGAACCCTCTGATCGAGTACTACGTTGTCGAGTCATACGGTGACTACAACCCCGGCAGTGCCGCAGAGCACAAGGGAACCGTTGAATCTGACGGCGGCACCTATGATATTTACACCGCGACTCGCGAGAACGCGCCTTCGATTGACGGCACTGCCACGTTCACTCAGTTCTGGTCAGTCCGTCAGGACAAGCGCTCATCTGGAAGCATCACCATCGGAAACCACTTTGATGCTTGGACTGGTCTCGGAATGACCCTGGGTACTCACAACTACCAGATCATGGCCGTTGAGGGCTACCAGAGCAGCGGGTCTGCTTCCATCACCGTCTCTTAG
- a CDS encoding zinc-dependent alcohol dehydrogenase family protein (COG:Q;~EggNog:ENOG410PHTQ;~InterPro:IPR013154,IPR013149,IPR036291,IPR011032, IPR020843;~PFAM:PF00107,PF08240,PF13602;~go_function: GO:0016491 - oxidoreductase activity [Evidence IEA];~go_process: GO:0055114 - oxidation-reduction process [Evidence IEA]): MPPTTTTPAWLLTGQSGPSSLEFNPECELPPLGPNDVLVRIHAASLNYRELAIANGKFNISLPSLIIPGSDGAGTILSTGAAVSRLTAGDRVVAHLTVGKPDDAPTTFPDISSGLGHGAHGTMRRYAVFHETSLVKMPATLGFREAATLTCSGLTAWNALFGAALPGRGKLGKGDTVLVQGSGGVSVAALQFALAAGATVIATTSSSVKAERLSSLGAHHVINYVSTPDWGEVAKSLTTDSQGVDLVVDVGGPSTVAQSMKAVRPDGIVALTGLLGAGEENVPSVMDGLVHLCTTRGFLLGTRVQFQEMNAFIDEKGIKPVVDEKVFGFKEVKEAYDYLESQKHFSKVVIDVE, encoded by the exons ATGccaccgacaacaacaaccccagcatgGCTCCTAACAGGACAATCGGGACCCTCCAGCCTCGAATTCAACCCAGAATGCGAACTGCCGCCTCTGGGACCGAATGACGTCCTTGTGCGGATCCACGCCGCGTCGCTGAATTATCGCGAGTTGGCCATTGCGAAT GGAAAATTCAAcatctccctcccctcccttaTAATCCCAGGCTCCGACGGCGCAGGAACAATCCTCTCAACAGGCGCCGCCGTATCCCGCCTCACTGCCGGCGACAGAGTCGTCGCACACCTCACAGTGGGAAAACCGGACGACGCACCCACTACATTCCCGGATATAAGCTCCGGGCTGGGCCACGGCGCGCACGGGACAATGAGGAGGTACGCTGTTTTCCATGAGACGTCGCTCGTGAAGATGCCTGCCACGCTGGGATTTCGGGAGGCGGCGACACTAACGTGCTCGGGGCTGACGGCGTGGAATGCGCTTTTTGGCGCTGCGCTTCCTGGACGGGGGAAGCTTGGGAAGGGCGATACGGTGCTTGTGCAGGGGAGTGGAGGTGTTAGTGTTGCTGCGCTGCAG TttgctctcgctgctggtgcAACTGTCATTGCGACGACTAGTTCGTCTGTTAAAGCTGAGAGGCTTTCCTCACTGGGTGCGCACCATGTCATAAACTATGTGTCTACGCCGGACTGGGGTGAAGTTGCGAAATCTCTAACGACAGATAGCCAGGGAGTTGATCTTGTTGTTGACGTTGGTGGTCCGTCGACGGTGGCGCAATCGATGAAGGCCGTGCGGCCTGACGGGATTGTTGCGTTGACGGGGCTGCTAGGTGCTGGGGAAGAGAATGTGCCCTCGGTTATGGATGGGCTGGTTCATCTCTGTACGACGAGGGGGTTCCTGTTGGGTACTCGGGTGCAGTTTCAGGAGATGAATGCGTTTATCGATGAGAAGGGGATTAAGCCAGTGGTTGATGAGAAAGTATTTGGGTTCAAAGAGGTTAAAGAGGCGTATGACTATTTGGAAAGTCAGAAGCATTTCTCAAAGGTTGTTATTGATGTTGAATAG